Below is a genomic region from Abyssisolibacter fermentans.
TAATGTAATAGAGTATAAACCAGCTATTCCAACTAAACCATAAACTATTCTACTTAGAATAGCGGATTGCCCTCCAAATATTGATGCAACTAAGTCAAATTGGAATAGGGCTATAAGACCCCAATTAAGTGCTCCAATAATAACTAATACCAAAGCTGTGGTATCCATAAAATCACTCCTTGTAAATTTAGTAAATTATAGTAAAACTATAGACAAGATTATTATTTCTTAAAAATTAAAAATATATACATATAGAAAATAAAAATTTGAAATATTTACTAAAAATTGCTTGTAACATAAATTATTAATATGAATAAAATGAATTAAGCAAGAACTGTAGCATATTTCTAATTTCCTAAAAATAACAAAATACATATTTTCAATTTTGAAATTCTAATAGTTTTTAGGAGGTAATATAATGTCTGAAAATATAGTTGAAATTAAAGATTGTTGTGAAGAAGGTATAAGTTCAAGTTTGCTTTTTTTCTTTCTATTATTAGTAATCTTAATGAAAGATTATGGATGGTTTGATGAAGGAAATGAAAGTCTATTATTTTTCTTCTTAATCTTAGTTATT
It encodes:
- a CDS encoding DUF378 domain-containing protein, with protein sequence MDTTALVLVIIGALNWGLIALFQFDLVASIFGGQSAILSRIVYGLVGIAGLYSITLLFRDYDRDRRTTK